The sequence below is a genomic window from Lolium perenne isolate Kyuss_39 chromosome 4, Kyuss_2.0, whole genome shotgun sequence.
TTTTGTTCTAAAAAATACTTGTTTAGCCTGTATTGTGTTGATTTTCACACGGAGTTGAAACCTCGGCGCAAGTTAAACATATTAGAACATGTCCAAAACCTGCGTGAACTTCACACGTCTCCCAAAAGACATCTTTAGAATAGCATAAGACATATTTAGAAACGCATTTTAAAATCGCAATGGTGCAATGAACACAACTTTACTTTTttactacctccatcacaaagcttaagaCTTATATTATTTTTTAAAAGTCAAACTATataaagtttgactaagttttcacaaaaaatcattaacatggaaaatacaaaatcaatattattagatagattataaaatatattttcggtatctacaaaatgttatatttGTTGGTATGTTCTTCTAAAAGTTTGCTCAAACTTTACTTGATTTGAATTTTTAAAAGATGTCTTAAACTTTAGAATAGAGGTAGTATTTTGCAAGCCAAGGCTTAGCCTGGTGGCTTGGATGGGCCAATGTCGTGCACACCAATCTTTTAATAAAAAAACCTAGGGGCTCATCCCTATCTAGGTCAGTTTTTTTAGAACACAAAAGCCCTCTCTTTGACAAACATGCAGGTGTGTGGGGGCGGggggccgggggggggggggggtacttTGTGGGTATGAGCTCAACTTGGCCGAGTTACGAAGCTCAATTTGAGCTTCGCAACCCGACCTGGCTGAGGGACCTTTTCCGTACAGGGTGAGCACTGTCGAGATGAACCGAGCCAGCTTAACAAACAACAAATAATTAGCTTTTTTTGAGAATCAGCAAATAATTAGTTTTTTTAGCAGAAGCAAATAAttagtttttttttgagaaaactcATATGCCTTTTATTCAGAAACATTCAGAATTACAGGCATATTCAGACCTAGAGGTGGTTCAGTTAACCACACATGCCGACCCACTGGCAGGGACGAAGCGAACCTTGCCAAAATGTGAGCCTCTACATTTCTTGCTAGACTTCCTCCCACTGGTGGTGTTGCTTCCTTTCTTGCTGTTTTTCACTTTCGCCCCAGCTTCAATGTCAACCAAGAAACGATTAACAAAGCCAATTATTGCCATTGGACTTTGAAAAATCTCCTCATGGATAGCCTTTCTCTTTGCATGCCAAATTGCCCATAAAGTTACTAGCATGCGAGTCAGATCATCAgccttcatcgtctctatcatgGAAAAGAGCCACGTTTTGGCTGAAGGTTCCGATGACAGTGAGATGTGTTCAACTATATCCGCCTCCGTCAACGCCCATACACACCTCGCCATGTTACACTCGATGAGTGAGTGACGCCAGGAGTCAGGCATACCACAGATGGAGCATGCCGCCGTCGTCGCCATTTTTCTGCGGTAGCGCAGGTCCCCTGAAGGTAAAGACTGCTTCGCAAGCCGCCATAGGAATATGCGTATTTTGGAAGGCACTTGTATTTTCCACAGCTTTTTCCACGCCTTCTCGTTCGCGGTCGTCGCCGAAGTGGCTCCTCTCTCGTCGAGCCAGTCTTCGCGAGTCCGCTTCATCGTCGCCAGCGCTCGATAACATGACCTGACAGAGAAGATTCCAGAGCGATCGAAGTGCCAAGCCCAGAAATCGCTTTGTACTCGGTGGGACAGAGGAATGGAGCGTATGACCTCGGCGTCCATCGGTAGAAAATAAGCATCCAGCTTTGGAACGTCCCAGGCTGCCACAGCATGGTTAATAAAATCACTAACCAACACAGGAGCATCCTCCGCTTGGGCTGTAAATGGTCTCAATCTGGTATCTCTTGGTAACCAATTCTGTGACCCACTGCAAATAATTAGTTGAGCTAGGTTGAGATGGCACACCCTGAGGGGCTCTTCCCCCTGTGGGCCTAGTTATTTTTTTTAGAGCACAAAAGCCCTCTCTTTGACATGCGAAGCATGCCTAAAGGCCGAGAGTCCACAGGCCGGAGCCCATCGATACACAACCCAGTGGGCTGCATTCCGTAGACTCACGGAGCCTTATCCGCCACGTCAGTGTCAGCCAGGTCAACCCCGCGTCTTTGACCTCCCGCATCCCCAGCCACGCATCCAGCGCCCAACCCGCCATCCCCACCGCCCAACTTGACACGTGGCGCAATCCTACGCACTCCGCCGCCTTGACGTGACGTAGCTCGAGCCTAGAGAGAGTGGGAGTGACCGAGTGAGTAACTTCTTCAGCTCAGTTCCCACTGCGCGGATTACGCATCTCGCGCAGCGCCGCCACACATGGCCGATCTCCACCCGCCGGAGCCGGAGACCAACGGCGGCGCagccgcccccgccgccgccgcccccaccgTCGCGCTGCCTGCTGCAGACCCCGCAGCTGAAGCCGCCGCGGCGGCGGagccccccgcgccgccctactccaagcgccgccgccgccccagcgTGCGCCTCGGCGACATTGGCGTGCAGCAgcccaccgccaccgcctccgaCGCGCGCCGCCCCCGCAAGCCGTCCCACTCGCGCCCGCCGCGCCGCGCGCACCCGGACGACATCCTCGACCCCGCCGCCGCGGCCGCGCAGCGCCGCGGCCCCCCCAAGCTCGGCCAGCGCCGCCCGCGCACGGCCTGGGTCCCGGCGCCGCCCTCGGGGTACGAGGACGACGAGGGCCACTACTACGACGACGCCTACCAGTCCGACTCCGCCGCGGCCGCGCGGGCTAGGGTTTCCGAGGCCAGCGTCGACGAGTCGGACGGCGTCGCCGACTGGGGCCTCCCCAACGGGCGCCTCCCCGGGGCGGCCACCTCCTACGGCGGCGTCCGGGCGTGGCTGGACGGGCTCGGCCTCGCGCGGTACGCGCCCGTCTTCGAGATCCACGAGGTCGACGACGAGGTGCTCCCGCTGCTCACCCTCGAGGACCTCAAGGACATGGGCATCGGCGCCGTTGGGTCCAGGAGGAAGCTCTTCGACGCCATCCTCAAGCTCCGGACCGGCAGCGACACCGTCTCCTGAGCCCGCCCTTGGTGAGCTATTACTAGTACTAGCTATAGATTTTGCTGTCTCCGCTTTTGTTTCCCTCTCCCATAGAAGGCTGGTAGTAATGATGGGTGCATTAACTAATGGTGCTCTCACCAATCCTAGTAGTCTGTATATAGGTTTGATGGTCACCTCATCATCTCTTGTCACATGGCATGCTCGCTGTTGAGCGGTACTCCTAGTTTGGAAGGAATTGTTTCAAGGAACCTCAAGTAATGAATGCAATAAGCTGAATGCAAATATTGGGTGCTCTTGCTCATAATGGATGTTGATCAACATATGCTCCTTCTATTCATTAGTTGCTTGATTTTGCTTTGGTAAACCACTTCCTGTCCAACTTCCCCTGCCATACTCCTACATAGTACAGATGGAGCTCCATCACAAATTTTAGCGCCGAAAACTGCTGGAAATAATTACAAAATGGAAGTAGATGCCTTCAATTACTTACGATACACACATACCGTGTGTTTGACTGTTTGTAACTAGATGCAATCTGAGTATGCTGGGTGTTCTTGCTCATAATGGATGTTGATCAACGTATGATtctcatattcattattagtttgttggttcTCTTTTCGTAAACCACTTCCTCTCCAACTTCCCCTGCCATACTTAATAAAGATTACAAATGAAGTTCAATCACAAATGGAGTTCAATTGCAAAGTATATGTATTCTATGTTTAAGATAAAAACATTTTGTGCCTTTGCAATTTGTAACTAGATGCTTCAGGATATTGCTTTTCCTACCTGGGGCCTACTTTTCTTTCTTTTATATGGTTGATTCGATACAAACAAATACTGTCCAAGAACCGCAGTACCAACATACTGCAATAGGATAGCTGTATTGGAAGAAATATACAATGGTGATGCTATCACACTCATATCCAATTTACAATATGGTGTGAGATCGTCAATTCTTTAAGTTGCTTGGTTGCTTGTCACAACCCTGTTCCTTGCCATGCGGGTGTGCTCTGTTACACCAAAATAGAAGATGATGTTTAATGAGCTTTTCCTAAAAGTCTGTTATGATTTGTTGCAACATAATTTTTTCCTTGTAAAAAACTAAATTTAGAGTAAGAATGAAATATTCCAGTATGGAGATAAAAAAACTATTCGTGTCTAACTTAAATTTACCTGTCATTACAAAATGAAACTCGTTTAAAATGGGCACTAATTTTATCGTATTTCATGCATGTCCATTTTAGTCATAGCAgcttttttcgcgaaaacgcaaaagactTGCGTTTTGATGCATTGATAGATGAAAGAAGGTTATATGTACATGTCCAGAAAAGGACAAACACCCCGCACTACAACTCGACCCAAGAAAGGAGACCTAGTCTAGGGGAGGATTTGGCGGACACCCCGGGCCCCCGCGTTCGCACATTGTTGCGCCTCGGTCTTGATGTTGTTGAGCAGGGAAGGCACCAAAGGCTGTGCGTTGTCAAAGATCGCAGCATTCCGGTGCTTCCAGATCCACCACGCCGTGAGTATGATTATCGACGATGTACCTTTGCGCAACTGGCGAGGAGCGGTCCGCACCACCTGTGACCACCACTCCGTGAAGTCCCCCTCCGAAGAAGGAGGCCCTGAGGTGGATCGGATCCACGAGAGGACCTCGAACCAGACCGTCCTGGAGAATGAGCATCCGGTGAGTAGATGCGTCATAGTCTCCTTGGATTTTAGGCATAGCAGCTGATCAGTGCTATTGCTTCAGTATACACTGTTAAGATTTCTTCCCTAGTGTAAGGTACTACCTCTGGACAGAAAAAATTGACGCATACACCTACCAAAAGCATGCACTGGCAGACCTCCCTCCGCGTCGATTAAAtccaaccggagggagtactagtTAGTTACCTTACAGAGCTTCTCCTCAACAGTTCCTCAACAGTTTCCGAGCAAAACCAGATTTCCATGACAATGTAACAAGAGGAATGGTCGCGCCCATACATTCACAGGAAAGGGGCGACTGTTACTGTTACAGCCTCAAAGCTGCCTATTAGGATAGATTTCTCCTTTTAAGGGCAAGGTAAGGTCTACAGCTTTGAATATGAATGGGCAAGTCGTCCTTGGCCAGCAAAGAGGAGCACCTTACACGGTTACACCATGCAAGATTTTGTCAAGTCCTCTGGACTGACATGTGAGAATATGTTTTCTGCTGCAAAGTAGATATATCAAAAATATAGAATACGTCCTTCCAAAAGGCTATGGATAGTCGGCACATGACCCCTATGAGGATTTATTCTATATCAAGTGGGAACAACTACTATTCATTTAGGTCCAACAAAAAAGTCAGCGCCAAGTGCACAGAATGATCTTAAATTTTGTGAAATTGCCTTTTCTCACCTCAACTTACATCAGTTATCCCTTCCTGCATGGTTCTGTACTCCTGTAGGTAACAAAGCTTGTACTGAACTTCTTGAGCATGAAACCAACCACATACTGCAGTTTCTGTCCATGAGGTCCATTTATATGAAAAATAGTGCAAGTGATAGATAGCTGATCATTATGTTGAAAAGTGCAATAAGTAATGTAGCTTTTGGTTAGCTAGTGAGTGGCACACAAATATGCTGGTTTACTCTTCTTATGGGCTCCAACTATAATATTATGATACTATCTAATCAGCTAAACTAAATGCACTTATGTGTCCCTATGTTCTTGTAAATTCCATTTCTCCTTACATGTCCTGTCTACTGACTTCGCATTCACATGTTTCTCTTAACTGTGGTTGCTGCATTATAACTTCTATGATGAGCACAGTCCATGTAGGGAGCTCAGAGTTTCTTATCAACTTTGACAGCAATCATTTCAATGACTTTGAGATGTTAAATCCTCTTAACATATAGTCTTTCAGTTAATCTCCTGCAGTCCTGCTACAGTGTAAGCTAATTTAGAATCTGAAACCCAAGGTGCTTTACATAAACAGTGTAAAGTTGAGGTTTTATTTACAAATATGATCTTTAGAATATTATGTTAGATAATTTTTTTATATCCTCAAGTAGTAGTCATTGAATTTGTGCACAAGGACCCATACTTCACGAAGTCCACTGCCTGTTTCTGCATATTTTCCTTCCTAGTAGGAATGTTTGTTCTATTAAAGCAACTTTATAGCCCTGTTCTGCCTACAGATAAATTTCTGCAACATAATTTCAGTTAATTTGTGATGCTATGTGTGAGCTCTAAAAGGTGGATTCACTTAGGCATCACTTGTTCTTTTCTTGTATGTATTTGGAATGCCTCACACCTCTTGCACCTGTAAATGAAAAATGTAGTTACAAAACTGCAAGGTCACTGAATCTCAGAAAACAGGAAagtaaagaaaaagaagaagactgCAGGCTCACTGTGATGTAAAATGTATCATGCAACAGTTCATATCCTCGAAGTTGCATTAGTGACGGGGTCAACTCCCTAAATGCATAAAAGGAATTCTACTACAGCTGCGTCCTACATAAATTAAGAATTATATTATGCATAGTCTGATGCTCGTGGTTGTTGTCTGTAATTGTTAAGTCACTAGATAGTCACCTAATTTTCTTTTATTTAAGTACTTAAGACAATTCTTCCTTCCTCTCAGGTTTTCATAAATAGCTTGGATAAGTCATATTGGGCGGTTTGATGTCAAGGGTGGAAGGATAGGGTGAGGTATCGATACATTGTAAGTTTAGATGATCGAGCCCATCCTTTTACCCAAAGCCACAGTTTCTTTGTGAAATGCCATTTTCGACATGCCatgcttctctctctctctcaaatatTATAGTCTTATGAGCATTATATAATTATTGGTTCAGTTGTTTTGTGGGGATGTGTAGTGCCCTAGACCTTATGAGTGGAATTAAAAAAGCTAAAGAAAACAATTCATGATATTTTACAATATTCTTTAAATCATGCTCACTTTTATGGAAAAAAAACTCCAAATGTTCTATGTATGGAAAGCGTGAAATCACTGTGTCAGCCTTGTGGGAAATGTGCCATGCCCATGCTGCCGGAAAAATGTCATACTTCTCTCTAATACTATGGTTCTATGAGCTTTTTAGAATTGTTGGTGTGTTCAGCTGTTGCATGGGGGATTTTGTGGTGCGTGTGAACTTTTACAGGTGGATTTTGCAAAGCTGAGGGAAAAACCTCATGTGCTATACAGTATTTTCAAAAACCATGATCCAAATGTACTATGTATCAGAAGTGTGGAATTACTGTGACAGGATGGCAGCAAATGTACCATGCCCATGCCGCTGGGACTGCACGGAAGGTCATTGTAGCCTCAGATGATGCGTTTGCCACACAGCAGCTAGCCTCACTTACTCTCAAGGTAACCAGTGAGATGCTCTTTTCCGTGTACATAAGTAGGGTGCTTACCTCTTTGCCATTCTTGTGAATTCTGTTCACCACTGGGATGAACAAAGGGTGGATCTGACATGGGATAGATATCGTAAGAGGTACTCGGGTAACCAGGATGACTTGCCCATGAAACCAGGTGCCGCTCTCGAGTGCCGTGGTGACACTGAGAGCTCAGCTCCAAAGAGGTTTAGAGGCAAATCATGCCTGGCTATCGAAGTTGGCCTCTTGCCTCCATGTAAGACTGCCCCCTTTTGCTTGTACATAAGTAGGGTGATTACCTCATCGCCTGTCTTGTCAACTATGCTCACTGATAAATCCATAGGGATGAAATAAGTGTAGGTCTGACATGGTATATCGTAGGAGGTTCTCAGGTAACCAGGCTGACTTGCCCGTAAAATCTTGTTGCCGCTTTGGAGTGCCACAGGCACCGAGAGGTAGGCTCCCAAGATGATTTACAGGCAAATCATCCTTGGCTATCAAAGATGGCCTTGTATGTCCATGTAAGACCTCACTATCTGATTGATGATACCTGCATGTGTTGCCTGGTCATGTATTTATAAGGAGGCAGGAGCCATGGGGGTCAAGTAGAATCTTGGTGAGACGAGGCGGCGTGTTTGACACTGCTGGAATCTTGGCCTTTGACAAGCCAAAAGGCGTCGATCAACCAGATCAAATAACCAATGGGCTGCTGGATGTGAAAGATCTGTATCTGGCTGCCTTTCCTTTTTGGAGAGCATCCAGGGATTTGGATTTGGGTTTCCCTCTTTGTTCTGTTTGAGAGGGAGTTGTTGTTCAGGTTGGTTGACCAGCGGAGACAAGACATGCCCACTTGGGTTCCACTTTGCATTCCCCAGCTGTAAGGATGAGGCTGATCACATTCATGCATAAACAACCGGGCATAAGGAatatgtgcatgtgaagaagaacaTTGCACGTATGGGttggggttttttttttttttttttttttttttttttttttttttgagaccccTCGATCTGTGTTACAGTTGTAGTATCACGTATGGGTTGGGGTTGATAAGGATGAGATGTGTATCATGCATGGAAATTCCCTGTGCACTTGTAGTGTGATCGAAAAGGATGGCGGCAAAGAAGAGCTAGAGTAGGATTTGGACAGGCGAGGGGTCGAGAAGGGCTCAATTATGCATCATGTCCTAGTCGCCTGATCCCATCCTTGTCCCAAACTCGACACATTGCATGGATGCTACTAGTCCAACATCGGTGTTGATGTTCAGTTCCTCTATGCTATCACCATCGTTTACTCTATGGCCTATGGGGATTTGAGGAGCCGAATCAGAGTTCAGAGAAAAGGAAAATAACTGTACAAGGATCCTAAGTTGTTGTGAAGTTTCCTGTTTCTGCTGGAGCTGGGGATATGCACTAACTAGATTGTTTTTAGGGGTGGTTTAATAGGACGTCAGGATACCGCAGTAATGGTGATTCGGCCCTGTGAAAGTGAGGAGGTGGTCTATTAGGATCGCAGGACACTAAGATGTTGTTGTGCTATACTTGATCCCTGCAAACTTTGAAAGTTTAGAAAGCTTAGTCGTACAATTATTATCATTTTTATCTAGCTACTTCGAGTTCACCTCCGAGATATGTATGGCCGGACTTCAGGATATGTGCAAGTCCAAAAAAAAGGAAAGTAAAAGTAAATATTTTCGAGTAGACTAGACCATAGTAACTCTCGAGCATGATGTATCGGACAGCCATAAGGCTGTGAATGATGTGAGCGGACACAAGAGGAGGTGGAGAACAtgg
It includes:
- the LOC127291777 gene encoding uncharacterized protein, producing the protein MADLHPPEPETNGGAAAPAAAAPTVALPAADPAAEAAAAAEPPAPPYSKRRRRPSVRLGDIGVQQPTATASDARRPRKPSHSRPPRRAHPDDILDPAAAAAQRRGPPKLGQRRPRTAWVPAPPSGYEDDEGHYYDDAYQSDSAAAARARVSEASVDESDGVADWGLPNGRLPGAATSYGGVRAWLDGLGLARYAPVFEIHEVDDEVLPLLTLEDLKDMGIGAVGSRRKLFDAILKLRTGSDTVS